One genomic region from Prevotella sp. Rep29 encodes:
- a CDS encoding plasmid recombination protein, whose product MATTAKASEHIKPCNIAQSERHNRRDADYIASLNPAMLYIRKDLAHLNEVYVAPDMVGVSLQQHYDDIRIMVKQKTGRAMQEKDVKFTDKKGKQRVRQGCSPIREGVVNIKPDTTMEDLLRYAERVHERWGIRAIQIHIHKDEGHYEDTNDPASWEPNYHAHIIWDWMDHDTGKSFKLNTEDMSAIQDLVAETLDMQRGQKKSETRIDHLERNDFIIRKQESKKKQLQEEVNKAAAEKEEVEAEVEAAKTEVADLWKEHDYLTSANRTKAERSNRLNLDIRTKTNRSQALDNAIDAKKQEVAGLSAKADKKLRDFYTIKERGNWQDPMFFAMSAYIYRIDEGLQFCIKAIQDFAYSGFGGRGGKHGDIFWDNESYAIKHYLKMFAELASATLKQVADWFVWLASTLGRFNANELRRADHEVHDIADGRYDGRIQKFQQGISR is encoded by the coding sequence ATGGCAACGACAGCCAAAGCATCCGAGCACATCAAGCCGTGCAACATCGCTCAGAGTGAGCGGCACAACAGGAGGGACGCAGACTACATCGCATCCCTCAATCCTGCCATGCTCTACATCCGCAAAGACCTGGCTCACCTGAATGAAGTGTATGTCGCACCTGACATGGTGGGTGTCAGTCTTCAGCAGCACTATGACGACATCCGTATCATGGTGAAGCAGAAGACTGGCAGAGCGATGCAGGAGAAGGACGTGAAGTTTACCGACAAGAAAGGCAAGCAGCGTGTCCGCCAGGGTTGCAGCCCCATCCGTGAAGGGGTGGTGAACATCAAGCCCGACACGACGATGGAAGACCTTTTGCGCTATGCCGAAAGAGTGCATGAGAGGTGGGGCATCAGAGCCATACAGATACACATCCATAAGGACGAAGGGCATTATGAGGACACTAACGACCCTGCATCATGGGAGCCGAACTACCATGCTCATATCATCTGGGACTGGATGGACCACGACACAGGCAAGTCCTTCAAGCTGAATACTGAGGACATGTCTGCCATACAAGATTTGGTAGCTGAGACATTGGACATGCAGCGAGGGCAGAAGAAGTCTGAGACGAGGATTGACCATCTGGAACGGAACGACTTCATCATCCGGAAGCAGGAAAGCAAGAAGAAACAGCTCCAGGAAGAGGTAAATAAAGCCGCCGCAGAGAAGGAGGAAGTGGAAGCAGAGGTTGAGGCAGCAAAAACGGAAGTGGCAGACTTGTGGAAGGAACACGACTATCTGACAAGTGCCAACCGCACGAAAGCAGAGCGCAGCAACCGGCTCAACCTTGACATCAGAACCAAGACAAACCGTTCCCAGGCACTTGATAATGCCATTGATGCCAAAAAACAGGAAGTTGCGGGACTGTCAGCGAAAGCCGATAAGAAGCTGCGGGACTTCTACACCATCAAGGAGCGTGGCAACTGGCAAGACCCGATGTTCTTTGCCATGTCTGCCTATATCTACCGCATTGACGAGGGCTTGCAGTTCTGCATCAAAGCCATCCAAGACTTTGCCTATTCTGGCTTCGGCGGTCGTGGTGGCAAGCATGGTGACATCTTCTGGGACAACGAGTCATACGCTATCAAACACTACCTAAAGATGTTTGCCGAACTTGCCAGTGCCACCTTGAAGCAGGTAGCGGACTGGTTTGTATGGCTGGCAAGCACCTTGGGCAGGTTCAATGCCAACGAACTCAGACGTGCCGACCATGAAGTCCACGACATTGCAGATGGCAGATACGATGGACGAATACAGAAGTTCCAACAAGGGATATCGAGATAG
- a CDS encoding dipeptidase produces the protein MIKEFIEKNEPRMLEELFSLIRIPSVSAQPEHKDDMVRCAEQWKKLLLAAGVDKAEVMPSNGNPIVYGEKMVDPQAKTVLIYGHYDVMPAEPFELWNTEPFEPVVKDGILWARGADDDKGQSFIQAKAFEYLVSNNLLKHNIKFILEGEEEVGSPSLGAFCEQHKELLKSDIILVSDTSMLSAELPSLTTGLRGLAYWQIELTGPNHDLHSGHFGGAVANPINVLCKLLADVTNEDGRIQVPGFYDDVDDIPEEERKMVAEIPFDLEKYKKSIDVEELFGEKGYSTIERNGFRPSFDICGIWGGYTGEGSKTVIPSKAYAKISCRLVPHQEHEKISQLVVDYFKKVAPKTVKIDIQPLHGGEAYVCPITLPAYKAAERAFEKVFGKRPLPVRRGGSIGIISTFEKTLGIKTVLMGFGLESDAIHSPNENFPIDMFRKGVETVVNFHLEYDKE, from the coding sequence ATGATTAAAGAATTTATCGAGAAAAATGAGCCGCGGATGCTCGAAGAACTATTCAGTCTTATCCGCATACCGAGCGTAAGTGCACAGCCTGAACACAAAGACGACATGGTTCGTTGTGCCGAACAATGGAAGAAACTGCTCCTGGCGGCAGGAGTTGACAAGGCTGAGGTCATGCCTTCAAACGGCAACCCGATTGTCTATGGCGAGAAGATGGTGGACCCGCAGGCTAAGACGGTACTCATCTACGGACACTACGACGTGATGCCGGCAGAGCCGTTCGAGCTGTGGAACACGGAGCCGTTTGAGCCAGTGGTGAAAGACGGAATCCTTTGGGCACGTGGAGCCGACGATGACAAGGGACAGTCATTCATACAGGCAAAAGCCTTCGAATACCTGGTCAGCAACAACCTGCTGAAACACAACATCAAATTCATCCTTGAAGGGGAAGAGGAAGTGGGCTCACCCAGCCTCGGCGCTTTCTGCGAGCAACACAAAGAACTGCTCAAGAGCGACATCATCCTCGTTTCCGACACCAGCATGCTCTCTGCCGAACTGCCTTCACTCACGACAGGCTTGCGTGGCTTGGCTTACTGGCAGATTGAACTGACGGGTCCGAACCATGACCTGCATTCAGGACATTTCGGCGGCGCGGTTGCCAACCCGATTAACGTGCTCTGTAAACTTCTTGCCGACGTTACCAATGAAGACGGCAGAATACAGGTGCCGGGATTCTACGACGACGTTGATGACATTCCCGAAGAAGAACGCAAGATGGTGGCAGAAATTCCTTTCGACCTCGAGAAATACAAGAAGTCTATCGACGTGGAGGAACTGTTCGGAGAAAAGGGCTACAGCACCATCGAGCGCAACGGCTTCCGCCCGTCATTCGACATTTGTGGCATCTGGGGCGGATATACGGGCGAAGGTTCCAAGACCGTCATCCCGTCTAAGGCTTACGCAAAAATCTCCTGCCGACTGGTTCCGCACCAGGAGCATGAGAAAATCTCACAGCTGGTCGTTGATTACTTCAAGAAGGTAGCGCCAAAGACCGTCAAGATTGACATCCAGCCACTGCACGGCGGCGAGGCATACGTGTGTCCTATCACGCTCCCTGCATACAAAGCAGCAGAGCGGGCATTCGAAAAGGTGTTCGGAAAACGTCCGCTCCCTGTGCGCCGCGGCGGAAGTATCGGTATCATCTCCACCTTCGAGAAGACACTCGGCATCAAGACCGTCCTCATGGGCTTCGGATTAGAGTCTGACGCAATTCATTCACCAAACGAGAACTTCCCCATCGACATGTTCCGCAAAGGTGTTGAAACGGTGGTCAACTTCCATCTCGAATACGACAAGGAGTAA
- a CDS encoding helix-turn-helix domain-containing protein gives MEQNESNLSFDQLPKAVGELLTKVDYVISRLDEKKEADDSSPTQDDDQMMTMDEACQFIGKKRSTMYSLTSERRIPYRKRGNKLYFFKKELVEWIQSGGAYDKPYTLSEQEQAEFDTHLEQMREKKRHKPAAVQQQ, from the coding sequence ATGGAACAAAATGAAAGTAATCTCTCTTTCGACCAGCTGCCCAAGGCAGTCGGCGAACTGCTGACCAAGGTGGACTATGTGATTAGCCGCCTTGACGAGAAGAAGGAAGCGGACGATTCATCCCCAACCCAGGATGATGACCAGATGATGACGATGGATGAAGCCTGTCAGTTCATTGGCAAGAAACGCTCCACGATGTACTCCCTCACCTCTGAGCGACGCATCCCATACCGCAAGCGTGGCAACAAGCTCTACTTCTTCAAGAAGGAACTTGTGGAATGGATCCAGAGCGGAGGGGCATACGACAAGCCTTATACACTCTCCGAGCAGGAACAGGCAGAGTTCGACACCCACCTGGAGCAAATGCGTGAGAAGAAACGGCACAAGCCAGCTGCCGTCCAGCAACAATGA
- a CDS encoding contact-dependent growth inhibition system immunity protein, whose product MNKTISQLLHHEWVGPTPTHDDSFIQQNLYRLYHTKVADLDIEDVRFLINQEILLDDMMPIALGYLRMNILAEGDFYEGDLLNAVLSVSNIFWENHLELKMSLKNIINENLGVIESSDIPRKVIRNTENFLFDS is encoded by the coding sequence TTGAATAAGACAATTTCTCAATTACTTCATCATGAGTGGGTGGGTCCTACTCCCACTCATGATGATTCCTTCATCCAGCAAAATTTGTATCGATTATACCATACTAAAGTTGCTGATCTTGACATTGAAGATGTAAGATTTCTTATCAATCAAGAAATCTTGCTCGATGATATGATGCCTATTGCTTTGGGATATCTCAGAATGAATATTCTTGCAGAAGGAGATTTTTATGAAGGAGATTTGCTGAATGCAGTATTAAGTGTTAGTAATATTTTCTGGGAGAACCATTTGGAATTAAAAATGTCATTAAAAAACATTATTAACGAGAATCTCGGCGTTATTGAATCATCTGACATTCCAAGAAAAGTTATTAGAAATACCGAAAACTTTTTGTTTGATTCGTAA
- a CDS encoding helix-hairpin-helix domain-containing protein, with translation MFLKEFFYLQKSDRKVLLTLLFLMAVALIVFWTVGGQYDRTESEPDTLREAPQTFSSRKPHQRHSYYKTEERVVERFPFDPNTADSTQLLRLGLSPWQVRNIYKYRAKGGIYRKPEDFAKLYGLTVKQYKSLQPYIRISEDYQPAATLYNNTREEYVRDTLKYPVKLKESEHIILNLADTSQLKKVPGIGSGWARQIVAYRERLGGFYSTDQLLDIEGFPEDALPYLQIQNPQLRKLNVNKLTLNQLRQHPYIGFYRAKAIVDYRRLKGNLKSLNELSLHKDFTEKAIQRLKPYVEF, from the coding sequence ATGTTTCTGAAAGAGTTTTTCTACCTGCAGAAATCCGACAGGAAAGTGTTGCTCACACTACTGTTCCTCATGGCTGTTGCCCTCATCGTGTTTTGGACCGTCGGAGGACAATACGACCGCACGGAAAGCGAACCCGACACACTGAGAGAAGCACCACAGACATTCTCCTCCCGCAAACCTCATCAAAGGCATTCATACTACAAAACGGAGGAACGGGTGGTGGAACGTTTCCCGTTCGACCCCAACACTGCCGACAGCACACAGCTGCTCCGACTGGGACTCTCACCGTGGCAGGTGCGCAACATCTACAAATATCGTGCGAAGGGCGGCATCTACCGCAAGCCTGAAGACTTTGCCAAACTCTATGGACTGACCGTCAAGCAGTATAAGTCATTGCAACCCTACATCCGCATATCGGAGGATTACCAACCAGCTGCCACATTATATAATAATACGCGCGAGGAATATGTCCGCGACACGTTGAAATATCCCGTCAAACTGAAAGAGTCGGAACACATCATCCTCAACCTCGCAGACACCAGCCAACTGAAGAAAGTGCCGGGCATAGGAAGCGGATGGGCACGACAGATTGTTGCCTATCGCGAGCGGCTGGGAGGATTCTATTCTACAGACCAACTGCTCGACATCGAAGGATTTCCCGAAGATGCGCTACCCTATCTCCAGATACAAAATCCGCAACTGCGCAAACTGAACGTCAATAAACTCACGCTCAACCAACTGCGCCAGCATCCCTATATCGGGTTCTATCGGGCAAAAGCCATCGTTGACTACCGACGGCTCAAAGGAAACCTCAAAAGTCTGAACGAACTATCCCTGCACAAGGATTTCACCGAAAAAGCCATCCAGCGACTGAAACCTTACGTGGAGTTCTGA
- a CDS encoding sodium-dependent transporter translates to MAHTERVKFGSKLGIILATAGSAVGLGNIWRFPYMTGENGGAAFIILYLVCVFILGIPCMISEFIIGRHGASNVAQAYNKLSNGTLWRIIGFMGVLTGFLIIGYYAVVSGWCLQYIFGSAAGHLKGDSAYINEYFINFSQSTWKPILWTIAFLFLTHFIIIRGVQKGIEWASKLLMPVLFILLLIIVVASCLLPNAIEGIRFLFMPDFSKVTSDTFLGALGQAFFSLSIGMGCICTYASYFSRDTNLAKSAVHISLIDSFIAILAGLMIFPAAFSVNVQPDSGPSLIFITLPNVFLQAFSSVPVVGYIISLLFYSLLSLAALTSLISLHEVCTAFIHEEFRLSRRRAALIVTLTGSVIGAFCSLSLGAWDGLQLFGKPLFDIFDFVTGQILLPLGGFFTCLFLGWYVPKKILKDEYTNWGTLRGTLFGIYLFCIRIVCPICIAIIFMHQLGWI, encoded by the coding sequence ATGGCACACACAGAAAGAGTAAAATTCGGAAGTAAGTTGGGAATCATCCTGGCGACAGCAGGCTCAGCCGTTGGACTGGGCAACATCTGGCGTTTCCCTTATATGACAGGCGAAAACGGCGGCGCGGCATTCATCATCCTTTATCTTGTCTGTGTATTTATCTTAGGCATCCCCTGTATGATCAGCGAGTTCATTATCGGGCGTCATGGAGCATCGAACGTCGCACAGGCATACAACAAGCTTTCCAATGGCACTCTATGGCGGATTATCGGTTTCATGGGTGTGCTCACCGGCTTTCTCATCATCGGCTATTATGCTGTGGTTTCAGGATGGTGTTTGCAATACATCTTCGGTTCAGCCGCAGGACATCTCAAAGGAGATTCCGCATACATCAATGAGTATTTCATCAATTTCTCACAGAGCACATGGAAACCGATTCTCTGGACTATCGCATTCCTTTTTCTCACTCATTTCATCATCATACGGGGCGTGCAGAAAGGCATTGAGTGGGCATCCAAGCTGCTCATGCCCGTACTCTTCATACTACTGCTGATAATTGTCGTAGCTTCCTGCCTTCTCCCCAATGCCATCGAAGGAATCCGCTTTCTTTTCATGCCCGATTTCTCCAAAGTGACGAGTGATACCTTTCTCGGAGCTTTGGGTCAAGCATTCTTCTCTTTAAGCATCGGCATGGGCTGTATATGCACCTATGCTTCTTATTTCTCCCGTGACACAAACCTGGCAAAATCGGCTGTCCATATCAGTCTGATAGACTCTTTCATTGCCATACTTGCCGGACTCATGATTTTCCCCGCAGCCTTTTCCGTCAACGTGCAGCCCGACTCCGGTCCCTCACTCATCTTTATCACCCTCCCTAACGTCTTTCTTCAAGCCTTTTCAAGCGTTCCCGTTGTAGGCTATATCATCTCCCTGCTCTTCTATTCCCTGCTGTCATTGGCAGCCCTTACATCCCTCATCTCGCTACATGAGGTTTGCACGGCATTCATACATGAGGAGTTCCGGCTCTCCCGCCGTCGGGCGGCATTGATAGTTACGCTGACCGGTTCCGTCATCGGCGCTTTTTGCTCACTCTCATTGGGTGCATGGGACGGCTTGCAACTGTTTGGCAAACCGCTGTTCGACATCTTCGACTTCGTGACCGGACAGATTCTTCTTCCTTTGGGTGGCTTCTTCACCTGCCTTTTCCTGGGTTGGTATGTACCGAAAAAGATTCTCAAAGATGAGTACACCAACTGGGGAACGCTGCGCGGAACACTGTTCGGCATCTACCTTTTCTGCATCCGCATCGTGTGCCCCATCTGCATCGCTATCATCTTCATGCACCAGTTGGGATGGATATAA
- a CDS encoding DUF4252 domain-containing protein produces MKRLMMIMMLACTCSIIHAQEALFKKYSNTKGVETIYISKTLLSLMPKSALGDKDISQIAGKLEQIRILDCENKDLIPEIKKDAENFYKKEKYEVAMENNEEGERTVIYIRKIKKQKNEFVIFQQEKKELQIISIIGDITLEDIKNLNM; encoded by the coding sequence ATGAAACGACTCATGATGATTATGATGCTTGCCTGCACATGCAGCATCATCCATGCACAAGAAGCGCTGTTCAAGAAATACAGCAACACGAAAGGAGTGGAGACCATTTACATCTCCAAGACCCTGCTCAGCCTCATGCCTAAGTCGGCACTGGGCGACAAAGACATCTCGCAGATAGCGGGCAAACTCGAACAAATACGTATTCTCGACTGCGAAAACAAAGACCTCATCCCGGAAATCAAGAAAGATGCGGAGAATTTCTATAAAAAAGAGAAATACGAGGTTGCGATGGAGAACAACGAAGAAGGTGAACGCACTGTCATCTACATCCGAAAAATAAAGAAACAGAAGAACGAGTTCGTCATCTTCCAACAAGAGAAAAAAGAACTTCAGATTATCAGCATCATCGGCGACATCACGCTCGAAGACATCAAGAACCTGAATATGTAA
- a CDS encoding site-specific integrase, whose amino-acid sequence MTNLCTKVTVRKRPIKNGQTSLYLDFYPPIRNPKTGRLSRREYLGLYIYSNPTEKFQQEYNRSIMQKAELIKCRRTESIINEEFGFLDRSKGQESFLDYFKLCMNKTTNKANWEAAYKHFVKYSGGECRFCDLDAAYCQKFVDYLLSAECYHNGKPMMPTTANNHLVKLKAALRMAYDDGHIKENIAKKLVKAKGHGNKRQYLTKEELVALSKAECKSDVLRRAGLFSCLTGLRLSDCILLQWENIKKSGDGGWVLDITTKKTKTDAILPISEEALALCGERGEGQVFKKLTPNLVAAHLKDWIKAAGITKHITFHCFRHTFATLQLAGGTDIYTVSKLLTHSNLATTQVYAEVVNELKRDASERISLKDDASESATTDKETLAQ is encoded by the coding sequence ATGACGAATTTGTGTACCAAGGTCACAGTGCGGAAGCGACCCATCAAGAATGGGCAGACATCGCTCTATCTCGATTTCTATCCACCAATCCGCAACCCGAAGACTGGCCGTCTGTCAAGACGCGAGTATCTGGGCTTATACATTTATTCCAACCCTACTGAGAAGTTTCAGCAGGAGTACAACCGCAGCATCATGCAGAAGGCAGAGCTTATCAAGTGCCGCCGCACGGAGTCCATCATCAACGAGGAGTTCGGTTTCCTCGACCGCTCCAAAGGGCAGGAGAGCTTTCTTGACTACTTCAAGCTGTGTATGAATAAGACAACCAATAAGGCAAACTGGGAGGCTGCCTACAAGCACTTCGTCAAATATTCGGGTGGCGAGTGCCGCTTCTGCGACCTTGATGCAGCGTATTGCCAGAAGTTTGTTGATTATCTTTTGTCGGCAGAGTGCTATCATAACGGCAAGCCGATGATGCCCACCACCGCCAACAACCACCTCGTAAAGCTGAAAGCCGCCCTTCGCATGGCATATGATGACGGACATATCAAGGAGAACATAGCCAAGAAACTTGTCAAGGCTAAGGGACACGGCAACAAGCGTCAGTACCTGACCAAGGAGGAACTTGTTGCGCTGTCAAAGGCCGAATGTAAGAGCGACGTACTACGCCGTGCTGGTCTGTTCTCCTGCCTTACGGGTCTGCGTCTGTCTGACTGCATCCTGCTCCAGTGGGAGAACATCAAGAAGTCGGGCGATGGCGGATGGGTGCTTGATATCACCACCAAGAAGACAAAGACCGATGCCATCCTGCCCATCAGCGAAGAGGCACTTGCCCTGTGCGGCGAGCGTGGAGAGGGTCAGGTGTTCAAGAAACTGACACCGAACCTGGTTGCCGCCCACCTCAAAGACTGGATAAAGGCTGCTGGCATCACCAAGCATATCACCTTCCACTGTTTCCGTCATACCTTCGCCACCTTACAACTGGCAGGAGGCACGGACATCTACACCGTGAGCAAGCTGCTTACCCACAGCAACCTTGCCACTACACAGGTCTATGCAGAGGTGGTCAACGAACTGAAACGTGACGCATCCGAGCGCATTTCATTGAAGGATGATGCCAGTGAAAGTGCCACTACAGACAAAGAAACACTTGCTCAATAA
- a CDS encoding RNA polymerase sigma factor, with product MDVSEFKSRFLPCHRRMFLTALRLTRNRQDAEDIVQDAFTKLWERRKEMLVERNVEAYCQTLVRNLFIDRQRRQHLKPATHTADDLQLADLSAAETDMERQESQQMVGQLISQLPEKQRQIITLRDVEGLTYEEIAQQTGLTEVNIRVLLSRARKTIREQFKQQTHHEHA from the coding sequence ATGGATGTTTCTGAATTTAAGTCACGCTTCCTGCCCTGCCACCGGCGCATGTTCCTGACGGCGCTGCGGCTCACCCGCAACCGCCAGGATGCCGAAGACATCGTGCAAGACGCCTTCACAAAGCTCTGGGAACGGCGCAAGGAAATGCTTGTCGAAAGAAACGTGGAAGCATATTGCCAGACGCTGGTACGCAACCTGTTCATCGACCGGCAGCGGCGACAGCACCTCAAACCGGCAACACATACCGCAGACGATTTGCAACTTGCCGACCTCTCCGCTGCCGAAACCGACATGGAACGGCAGGAGAGCCAGCAGATGGTAGGACAACTCATCAGCCAACTGCCCGAAAAGCAACGGCAAATCATCACGCTCCGCGACGTGGAAGGACTGACTTACGAAGAGATAGCACAACAGACGGGACTGACTGAGGTCAACATCCGCGTGCTGCTCAGCCGGGCGAGGAAAACCATCAGAGAACAATTCAAACAACAGACACACCATGAACACGCATGA
- a CDS encoding DUF4252 domain-containing protein, translating into MKKLLIAFALVLACQAGKAQTVENIFNSFKEKPGVEFVPVNKEMLQMVAGMAAQQNSEEAKAMEFMKNLEGINILSLEEAAADVKTEFLEMVGKMEWKDFEPIADVKEADEQITIYGKKDKDKITELIIVMSEPKEPGLIHITGTISLDDVQKVMEMNK; encoded by the coding sequence ATGAAAAAGCTACTGATTGCATTCGCACTGGTGCTCGCCTGCCAAGCGGGAAAAGCACAGACGGTTGAAAACATCTTCAACAGTTTCAAAGAGAAACCCGGCGTGGAGTTCGTGCCGGTGAACAAGGAGATGCTCCAAATGGTTGCAGGCATGGCTGCACAACAAAACAGCGAAGAGGCTAAGGCGATGGAATTCATGAAAAACCTTGAGGGAATCAACATCCTGTCACTCGAAGAGGCTGCTGCCGACGTGAAGACGGAGTTTCTCGAAATGGTAGGGAAAATGGAATGGAAAGACTTCGAGCCCATTGCCGATGTGAAGGAAGCCGACGAACAGATTACTATCTACGGTAAAAAAGACAAAGACAAAATCACGGAACTCATCATCGTCATGTCCGAACCGAAAGAGCCCGGATTGATACATATCACCGGAACCATCAGCCTCGACGATGTCCAGAAGGTGATGGAGATGAACAAATAG
- a CDS encoding Gfo/Idh/MocA family protein → MTAMVVLNGHAQFTWRYSIENGVVKTEVPQREAGQQHALGLTTAKLPVVRVAFVGLGMRGPDAVERFTHIPGTQVMALCDYERERAEQCQKYLRKASMPAADIYSGENGYEQLCKRKDIDLVYIATDWLHHFPVAKCALENGKHVAIEVPSAMNMHDIWELIDLSERKRLHCFMLENCCYDFFELNALSMAQQGLFGEIIYVQGAYRHELSPYWDHYWKKGEDDKLGWRLDYNRKFRGDVYPTHGLGPVAQVLDIHRGDRMHTLVAMDTKSFNGKKLVEQRTGEPCGDFRNGDHTTTLIRTEQGKVIEIHHNVMTPQPYNRMYQLTGTSGFANKYPSEGYAVSSQTMKDAGVRPSSDNLSGHSYLSAEDKKALEQKYEHPLITRYGKMAKEVGGHGGMDFIMDARLVYCLQNGLPLDMDVYDMAEWCSLAELGSISMDNGNLPVEVPDFTRGHWNDVKGYRHAYASPEEEEKTAAIAKAFTEELKKKGAKYWEKHDRKNGR, encoded by the coding sequence ATGACAGCGATGGTCGTGCTGAATGGGCACGCACAATTCACGTGGCGCTACAGCATTGAGAACGGTGTCGTGAAGACCGAAGTGCCGCAGCGCGAGGCAGGACAGCAGCATGCGCTCGGACTGACAACCGCCAAGCTGCCCGTTGTGCGCGTGGCTTTCGTGGGACTGGGCATGCGTGGTCCCGATGCCGTGGAGCGTTTCACGCATATCCCGGGAACGCAGGTCATGGCACTCTGTGACTACGAGCGCGAACGTGCCGAACAATGCCAGAAGTATCTCCGGAAGGCGAGCATGCCTGCCGCCGACATCTACAGCGGCGAAAACGGCTACGAGCAACTCTGCAAGCGCAAAGACATCGACCTCGTCTATATCGCTACCGACTGGCTGCACCATTTCCCCGTAGCGAAATGCGCATTGGAGAACGGGAAGCACGTGGCGATTGAGGTGCCGTCTGCCATGAATATGCACGACATCTGGGAACTCATCGACCTGTCGGAAAGGAAGCGGCTACACTGTTTCATGCTCGAGAACTGCTGCTACGACTTTTTTGAACTCAACGCGCTCAGCATGGCACAGCAGGGACTGTTCGGAGAAATTATCTACGTACAGGGGGCTTACCGCCACGAACTGTCGCCCTATTGGGACCATTACTGGAAAAAGGGCGAAGACGACAAACTGGGCTGGCGGCTCGACTACAACCGGAAGTTCCGCGGTGATGTCTATCCGACGCATGGCTTGGGACCGGTGGCACAGGTGCTCGACATTCATCGAGGAGACCGCATGCACACATTGGTGGCGATGGACACCAAGTCATTCAACGGAAAGAAGCTGGTGGAACAGCGCACGGGAGAGCCATGCGGGGACTTCCGCAACGGCGACCATACGACAACGCTCATCCGTACCGAACAAGGGAAAGTGATTGAGATTCACCACAACGTGATGACGCCGCAGCCCTACAACCGCATGTATCAACTGACGGGCACCAGCGGCTTCGCCAACAAATACCCGTCGGAGGGCTATGCCGTCTCCTCGCAGACGATGAAAGACGCCGGTGTGCGCCCGTCGTCCGACAATCTCTCCGGACACAGCTACCTCTCGGCTGAAGACAAGAAGGCGCTCGAACAGAAATACGAGCATCCGCTCATCACCCGCTACGGGAAGATGGCTAAGGAAGTGGGCGGACACGGCGGCATGGATTTCATCATGGATGCCCGCCTGGTGTACTGCCTGCAGAACGGATTGCCACTCGACATGGACGTCTATGACATGGCGGAATGGTGCTCTCTGGCTGAACTCGGCTCTATCTCCATGGACAACGGCAACCTGCCCGTCGAGGTGCCCGACTTCACACGCGGTCACTGGAACGACGTGAAGGGCTATCGCCATGCCTACGCTTCGCCCGAAGAGGAAGAAAAGACGGCTGCCATCGCCAAGGCGTTCACCGAAGAACTGAAGAAAAAAGGGGCAAAATATTGGGAGAAACACGACCGAAAGAACGGACGATAA
- a CDS encoding DNA-binding protein, with the protein MGKNQTSQIPNILLSVKDASIAISVSTKMVRLLIASGRLKAVNLGKRMTRISLQELTDFAQGQGCNVVLPSSSLPFNNDKRERNKKNADAKPETGCINKTAKCRMTPASEKAPEGVTHKTHYTMAEVMSKFNIKYGRLYEIRNRYQLASVHAWGTTAFRKKDVEKAIAKYDEEQGKAQQEAYYTCFDIMQKYGLGKTQVRRFAETHGVRIKKAKGGRANLYLKADWEAARKNAEKTSASTKAKRT; encoded by the coding sequence ATGGGCAAGAATCAAACTTCACAAATTCCCAACATCCTTCTGTCCGTGAAGGATGCCTCCATCGCCATCTCTGTCAGCACTAAGATGGTGCGATTGCTTATTGCCTCCGGCAGACTGAAAGCCGTCAACCTCGGCAAGCGGATGACACGAATAAGCCTACAGGAACTCACAGACTTTGCCCAAGGGCAAGGTTGTAATGTCGTGCTACCTTCTTCTTCCCTTCCTTTTAATAATGACAAAAGGGAAAGGAATAAGAAGAATGCCGATGCCAAACCGGAGACGGGCTGCATAAATAAGACTGCTAAGTGCCGCATGACACCAGCCAGTGAGAAAGCCCCTGAAGGTGTTACTCACAAAACCCATTATACAATGGCAGAGGTGATGAGCAAGTTCAACATCAAGTATGGTCGCCTTTATGAGATACGCAACCGCTATCAGTTGGCATCCGTCCATGCCTGGGGTACGACTGCTTTCAGGAAAAAGGATGTCGAGAAGGCTATTGCCAAGTACGATGAGGAACAAGGCAAGGCACAGCAGGAAGCATACTACACCTGCTTTGACATCATGCAGAAGTATGGTTTGGGTAAGACGCAAGTACGCCGTTTTGCCGAGACACACGGTGTCCGTATCAAGAAAGCCAAGGGCGGCAGGGCTAACCTCTACCTCAAAGCGGACTGGGAAGCAGCCCGAAAGAATGCCGAGAAAACGAGTGCCAGCACCAAGGCGAAACGGACATGA